In Rhodamnia argentea isolate NSW1041297 chromosome 4, ASM2092103v1, whole genome shotgun sequence, the following proteins share a genomic window:
- the LOC115752586 gene encoding protein SRG1, protein MDMAQPPPPLPPAQSVQELILDGGTVPERYAYKDDRSASFDESLPLMDVPVIDLGLLPPSSSSSAGEELIKLRSALACWGCFQATNHGISCSFLDQVHELTQQFFALPKEEKEKCARAPDGMEGYGNDMVLLEQQVIDWNDRLYIIISPEDQRKLEVWPEKPETFREVMHEYSVKLRPIINNVFKAMALSLNLEENCFLNQFGEQGVMFARFNYYPRCPRPDLVLGLKPHADGSTITLVLPDREVEGLQFLRDGQWFRVPTIPDALLINVGDQVEIISNGIFKSPMHRAVTNAESDRISLAVFCTPEEENEIGPADELIDEETPRLYKKIRNYTKTYFEYYQSGKRPIDAVKI, encoded by the exons ATGGACATGGCtcagcctcctcctcctcttcctcctgcaCAATCTGTTCAGGAACTTATCTTGGATGGCGGAACTGTACCGGAGAGATATGCCTACAAAGATGACAGAAGTGCAAGCTTTGATGAATCTCTTCCTCTGATGGATGTTCCAGTCATCgatcttggccttctcccaccTTCATCCTCATCATCAGCTGGAGAGGAATTGATTAAACTCCGTTCGGCTCTCGCTTGTTGGGGATGCTTTCAG GCAACAAATCATGGGATCAGCTGCTCATTTCTAGATCAAGTGCACGAACTAACCCAACAATTTTTCGCGCTTCCaaaagaggagaaggagaaatgCGCTAGAGCGCCTGATGGTATGGAAGGCTATGGAAATGACATGGTTTTGTTGGAGCAACAGGTAATCGACTGGAATGACCGCTTGTACATCAtcatatcccctgaagatcagcGCAAGCTTGAAGTTTGGCCTGAAAAACCCGAAACTTTCAG GGAAGTAATGCACGAGTACTCAGTAAAGTTACGGCCGATCATAAACAATGTATTCAAGGCCATGGCATTATCGCTGAATCTGGAGGAGAATTGCTTCCTGAACCAGTTTGGAGAGCAAGGGGTGATGTTCGCAAGGTTCAATTATTATCCTAGATGTCCGAGGCCTGATCTTGTCCTTGGCCTCAAGCCACATGCCGACGGATCAACAATCACTCTGGTTTTGCCTGACAGAGAAGTGGAAGGCCTCCAGTTCCTGCGTGATGGCCAGTGGTTCCGAGTCCCCACCATTCCAGATGCACTACTCATTAACGTAGGAGATCAAGTCGAG ATAATTAGCAACGGCATTTTCAAGAGCCCGATGCACAGAGCGGTGACAAACGCGGAGAGTGACAGGATCTCTCTTGCGGTGTTCTGCACTCCGGAAGAAGAGAACGAGATTGGACCTGCCGATGAGCTGATCGATGAGGAAACGCCGAGATTGTACAAGAAGATCAGGAACTATACCAAGACTTACTTTGAGTATTACCAGTCAGGAAAGAGACCTATTGATGCTGTCAAAATCTAG
- the LOC115752585 gene encoding monogalactosyldiacylglycerol synthase 2, chloroplastic produces MVMSVASPRKATIRERAFQRKARDFFKGGDKSGGDSRRKRSSPEFGGDDFGEDEDCMELPQIGAERTKNVLILMSDTGGGHRASAEAIRDAFRLEFGDEYRIFVKDVWKEYTGWPLNNMEKSYKFLVRHVQLWNVAFHSTSPRWIHSLYLAAIAAYYAKEVEAGLMEYKPDIIISVHPLMQHIPLWILKWQNLQKKVIFVTVITDLNTCHRTWFHPGVNRCYCPSQEVAKRALLDGLTESQTRVFGLPIRPSFARAVLSKDELRKEFGMDPNLPAVLLMGGGEGMGPVKKTANALGESLFDQELGKPVGQLIIVCGRNKELVSTLESEEWKIPVKVRGFETQMEKWMGACDCIITKAGPGTISEALIRGLPIILNDYLPGQEKGNVPYVVDNGAGVFTRSPKETARIVVEWFTTKTEELKKMSENALKLAQPEAVFDIVKDIHELASQRGPLASIPYELTSSFSTLI; encoded by the exons ATGGTGATGTCCGTGGCGTCTCCGAGGAAGGCGACGATCAGGGAGAGGGCGTTCCAGAGAAAGGCGCGCGATTTCTTCAAGGGCGGCGACAAGAGCGGCGGCGACTCCCGTCGCAAGAGGTCGTCGCCCGAGTTCGGGGGCGATGACTTCGGGGAAGACGAGGATTGTATGGAGCTTCCGCAGATTGGCGCCGAGAGGACGAAGAACGTCTTGATTCTGATGAGCGACACTGGTGGTGGCCACCGAGCGTCGGCGGAGGCTATTCGTGACGCCTTCCGGTTGGAGTTCGGGGATGAGTACAGG ATATTTGTGAAGGATGTATGGAAAGAATATACAGGCTGGCCTTTGAACAACATGGAGAAATCATACAAGTTCTTGGTGAGGCACGTACAGCTGTGGAATGTTGCTTTTCACAGCACATCTCCGCGATGGATTCACTCCCTATACCTCGCCGCAATTGCAGCTTACTACGCCAA GGAGGTGGAGGCTGGTCTAATGGAATACAAGCCAGACATCATTATTAGCGTTCATCCTCTGATGCAGCATATTCCTCTCTGGATTCTCAAGTGGCAAAACCTTCAGAAGAAAGTCATTTTTGTGACTGTAATCACGGATCTTAACACATGTCATCGGACATG GTTTCATCCTGGAGTAAATAGATGCTACTGTCCTTCACAAGAGGTAGCCAAAAGGGCTTTGCTAGATGGCCTTACGGAGTCCCAAACGCGCGTTTTTGGCCTCCCTATTCGGCCATCCTTTGCACGTGCAGTTCTTTCGAAG GATGAGCTTAGAAAAGAATTTGGGATGGATCCAAATTTGCCTGCAGTCCTATTAATGGGAGGGGGTGAAGGGATGGGCCCGGTTAAGAAAACTGCAAATGCATTAGGAGAGTCATTGTTTGATCAAGAACTTGGGAAGCCAGTAGGGCAATTGATCATAGTATGTGGCCGTAACAAAGAACTTGTATCAACATTAGAATCTGAAGAGTGGAAGATCCCCGTAAAG GTACGAGGATTTGAGACCCAGATGGAGAAATGGATGGGAGCTTGTGACTGCATAATAACAAAA GCAGGACCTGGCACGATCTCGGAAGCATTGATAAGAGGCCTTCCAATCATCCTCAATGACTACCTTCCTGGACAG GAAAAGGGCAATGTTCCCTATGTAGTGGACAATGGAGCCGGTGTCTTCACCAGGAGTCCTAAAGAAACGGCCAGAATCGTGGTCGAATGGTTCACCACCAAGACGGAAGAACTCAAGAAAATGTCAGAAAATGCGCTGAAACTGGCGCAGCCTGAGGCTGTCTTTGACATTGTAAAGGACATACACGAGCTTGCAAGCCAACGTGGGCCGCTAGCCAGCATTCCTTACGAGCTAACATCGTCATTTTCCACCCTGATATAA